The sequence TCGACCTGGCCGGCAAGATCGTGCGCAGCAAACTGCAACCGGCGGACCATGCCGCGTTGATCGACGAGGCGATGAAGAACCTGGCCCCCACGGCAGGCAAGCACTGAACCGTCGGGCAACCAACCTAGGTCATTCGAGTCGAAGAGCAAGGTTAGTCGATGAGCAACGCCGAGCACTTGAACCCAGCCGATCAGCAAGACCAGGACGAGCACCTGTCGTCCTCGGTCGAATCGCACCAGATCGACGTGGGCGCCTACCACGTCGGGTTGGTCTATGCCAACGCGCTGCTGGCGGCGGCCCAATCGGCCGGCAAGGTCGACGACATCGTGGCCGAGTTCGACGCGCTAATTTCCGAGGTTGTCAATCGGTTGCCCCGGTTCGTCGATCTGTTGTCGTCCGAGATGATCGCGGCCGAGGAAAAGCGGGCGATCTTCGATCGCGCGCTCAAAGGGCAAATCTCGCCGCTGTTGCTCAACTTTTTACATGTCGTCGTCGAGCATCGACGCGGCAACTGCTTGCGGGCCATGCACCGCGCGCTGCTCGACCTGGTCGATCAGTTGCGCGGCCGAGTCCGCGTTCACGTCACCACGGCCGCGTCGCTTGACGCCGCGGCTCGCAATAACATCATCGCCCAGTTGCGCACCAAGCTGGGCGCCGAACCAGTGATCGAGTCGCAAGTCGACCCGGCGCTGATCGGCGGCGCGGTCTTCCGCGTCGGAGACACCGTATACGACGGGTCCGTGGCCTCGCGGCT comes from Planctomycetota bacterium and encodes:
- the atpH gene encoding ATP synthase F1 subunit delta: MSNAEHLNPADQQDQDEHLSSSVESHQIDVGAYHVGLVYANALLAAAQSAGKVDDIVAEFDALISEVVNRLPRFVDLLSSEMIAAEEKRAIFDRALKGQISPLLLNFLHVVVEHRRGNCLRAMHRALLDLVDQLRGRVRVHVTTAASLDAAARNNIIAQLRTKLGAEPVIESQVDPALIGGAVFRVGDTVYDGSVASRLNRIRQQMINRSVHEIQSRRDRFSSAAGN